The window GGCGGGAGGAGGCACGCTCGCCGGTCCACCCTGTTCTCCGTACAGCTGCCCGAGGCCCGGGTCAACTCCGCCCGGGTCCACTCACCGGGTCAACTCCGCCCGGGTCAACTCACCGGGTCAACTCCGCCGGGGGCAGCCAATAGCACGGGCGTGATTCTGCATTTTTCATGACAGGCAAGGTGTGGAGCCTCCCTCTGCAACCCACCCGGGGCCAGATGACGCTCTGGACCGAGGGGTAGAAGGACGCGCGGGccggtgcggggggggggggggaggagggaagggactgGGGGACATCCGCTGCTGTAATAAAGCAGTGCTCTTCTATTTATGCGCGGTCGCGTCGAAACCACCGCATCCAAAGGTCTCTTGCATCAAGATGCTGGGCTTCGGGTGTGAGAGGAGACCGAGatgcaggagaggaggaggagaagaaaggaggccGGGAGACCCAAGGCCCGGGGAGTGGGGGGAGCACTGGGGGGAACGATTCGCTATGCAAATCCTAGCATGCAAGATGTGGAGAGCGCCCTGGGGAGCGGGGTTGGGGGCTGTCAAGGGTCCACCCACACCTTCACTACccacctttctcacccacccacccctaccGCCCACCCAGGATGCGGCTGGGCCGCCGGGCCCTCTGTGTGCTGGTCCTGCTGCTCGTCTGCGCCTCGCTGGGGCTTCTGTACGTGAGGACCCGGGACGCGCCGGGCCTTCCCGCACCTCTTGCGTTGTGGGCGCCCCTACAGGGACCCCCCAGGCCAGAGCTACCAGACCTCGTCCCCGAGCCCCGCTACGCCCACATCCCGGTCAGGATCAAGGAGCAAGTGGTGGAGTGAGTGCCAGGAGAGGTGGCGGCAGTGCGTCGCTcactggtggggggggggagcttTTGTTTCCTTCACTGCCGAGCTCTGATGCCATGGTTTTCCCTGaatggttgggggggggggagtaagAGGTGGAGGGGGCTACTGAGTCTTGGGCTGTAGAAAAATCTGTCCTCGCTGAACCTTGTCAtggtggtggggaagggagggtgtgCAGTCAGAGGATGGCCCTGTCCTGATGATGTCCACCTGAAAGGAGAGTCCAGGTGGGGTCCTGAATGGTGGGTAGATAAGTGAAATCCTAGCAATTGGCCCTATTCTACACCTCTGAAATCCAGATTTAGGGGATAGGTCATCCCACCGTGGTCCCTCCTCCTGGAGATTATTTGAAGAGCAGTGTTTAAGGGGACAGATATTGGATAGGCAGGGCTGAAGGGTCAAGGTGTGGGGTGCTGTGTAAATGTTTCGTGGGATGAATGGAGGTATATGGCTGGGCTCTCATGACCCTTCCTCCCTGCTCCAGGCTGCTGTCTGGGAACAACTGCAGTTGTGAGTCTAGTGTAGGGAGCCTTCACCTTCCGTTCCAGAGGCAGGTCCAAGCCATTGACTTCACCAAGGCCTTTGACCCAAAGGAACTGAAGGCTGCCTCTGCCTCAAGGGAGCAGGAGTTCCAGGCCTTCCTTTCAAGGTACCAGCAAGAAAGGAGGGCATGACTCTGCAGGTGGAGAGCAGTGGgatgcctggggtgggggtgtgggggtagGTATGAGAGGAGGGAGAGCCCCTCTCCATTGACTCTTCCTCTGTTCTCCAcctccatctccactgccagGAGCCAATCTGCTGCTGACCAGCTGCTTGTAGCCCCTGCCAACTCCCCACTACAATACCCCCTGCAGGGTGTGGAGGTACAACCCCTCAGGAGCATCTTGGTGCCAGGTGGGGAGAATGGTCCCAGGTGATGACCTAAGCTGCTGTGGGCGTAGAAGAACCCAAGGTTGGGTGGACAAGAATGAGGGAAGATTGGAGTGGGAGGCGGGGGACTTCTGATGAAAGGGGAGCTTGAGGTCAGAAGGGGACTCATGAAGCGGGAGATGGGAACAGAAGGGACTCTTGGGTTGTCAGGAATTGCATAAAATGTAACTGGAGAGGTTTTGGGGAAAGAATCTATTCTTTGCAGACTAATCAAAAGCTTGGTGGATAGGTAGGGCAGGTTATAGAAGAGCTTCTGCTTTGTTGGGAAGGAGTAAAAATCAGTTACTCCATGATCCGGGCTTCATCCTGCAATGTACCCAGCAGCCTCAAGAGGGGATGGGTGAGAAGTTCTGTGTTGtgtgtggtagaagagggaagagaaagtgagGGAAAATTGAAGGCTGTCTATGATTCTgatccctctccttcctcccagggCTGAGCCTGCAGGCTGCTTCTGGTCAGGAGGTATACCAGGTGAGAAGAaacaggagggcagggaggccagGTGGGCATCCAGGATGCTTCGAGGGAAACAGGGCTGCcaaaggagggatggaggaatCAAGGAGGCAAGAGGTAGGTCTAGGGACTAACTGCACTCTCCAATCCCCTCGCAGGTGAACCTGACTGCCTCCTTGGGCACCTGGGATGTGGCAGGGGAAGTGACTGGAGTGACTCTCACAGGAGAGGGGCAGCCAGATCTCACCCTCGCCAGCCCAGGGCTGGACCTACTCAATCGGCAGCTGCAGCTGGTCACTTATAGCAGCACAAGCTACCAGGCAAACACAGCAGACACAGGTGTGAGGCATGGGTAGGGGCAGGCTGGGTGAACAGAGAGAACCCAGAAAGGCTGGAGCGGGCAAATGGCAAAGGGTGTGGGAGACACTCGGGCAATGGCCAGAGCTGCCCAGCCACACAATGGGCATTTCAGCTAGGCCAGCAGggccagggagggagagaaggggccTTTGTTCATCTGGGGCCAGAGCAGGCCAGAGCAGGCCAGAGGGAAACCTGAGCCTTGGGTGTGTCCCCTCTTCAGGCCAACCATGGGAGCCCCAGGAAGTGATGTGCCCCAGGAGCCAGAAGACTCGTGCTCTATTCCCAGGCCACCACTTACTATTGGGCAAAGGGCTTTATCTCCCAAAAGCTCCCATTTCTCTTCTAGCAAAAGGGACATAACAGCCTTCCTGCTTTTCTCCAAGGCTTGCTACACCAAAGCTGCTCTCACTATAgtcctttgcacttgctgttccctctgcctaatatgctcttcccccagatttTTGCATGGCTGGCTCTTTCTTGTCCTTTggatctcagctcaaatgtctccTCTTTACTATCACATTACTTGTCTTATTTTCTATTCAATATTTACCAGTATCTGAAGTTTCTTATTTGGTTAACCTGGTACCAAACTATGTTCCTATTCTAGCTTTGTTGCTTAATAATTGTATAAATgtagcaagttacttaatttctctccACCTTTTTCTGTAGTAGAAATCTATTTAATAgagctattgtgaggattaagtgagttcatatatttaagataatttaaaaagtgcctggcacatagtaaatgctcaataaagatAGCCTTTAATGAAatcttttcttatctttctcacacccattagaatgtaagttccTTGGGGGTAAGAAAATTGCATTCTTCTTCACTAAGGCCTAGAAAGGTGATACATTGAGTAGGCACTTAAATATTGATTTACTGAAAACAGAATGTTGTCACAGCCTTAAGGTCCACATGTCATGTCCTTTCTTCCCAGTCCGGTTTTCCACCGAGGGACATGAAGCCGCCTTCACCATTCGTATAAGACACCCCCCCAACCCTCGACTGTACCCACCTGGGTCTCTCCCCCAGGGAGGTGAGGCTGGTGCACGCAGGGACTTAGATGCAGCCCAGTGGGGAGCAAGTTGGGAACGGGCTGCCCTGGGAGAAGTTGTCTTCTTGCTCCTCACTCCTCACTCTCCTTATTTGCACCTAACGCTGCCCCTCGCTCTCAGCCCAGTACAACATCAGCGCTCTGGTCACCATTGCCACTAAGACGTTCCTTCGTTACAATCGGCTGCGGGCACTCATCGCCAGCATCCGCCGCTTCTATCCGACCGTCACTGTGGTCATCGCCGACGACAGCGACAAGCCAGAAATCATTAGCGGTCCCCACATCGAGCACTATCTCATGCCATTTGGCAAGGTGCGCAGCGAGTGAGGCTGAACCACGCGCCCGAGGGCACCAGGAGGGGGCGCGCGCCCAGTCTGCAGTCTTCCGAGTGGTGATTCCAGATTACATGCCTCACAATCACTGGGGTGCCTGTTAAGCGTGAGGCTTTCTGGAATACAGACTGTGGGAGCAGGAATCCTGCCTATCTTATTAGTGCTGCATTCTTAGCAAGGTGCTTAGCACCTAGTAGGTGCGCGATAAATAGTTGAATGAAAGCACGCAAGAATTAAATGCATTCCAAGACCCTCCCCAAGAGCACTAACTCGGTATCTCTCTCTGACAGTGAGAAACTGCATTTTGTTCCCACTTAGCTCCCCGCCATTTGAGCACTCGAAAATTTGGAGAGGGGTACCAGCTGTTGAGAGGGGTCAGGAGTGAGGAGGAAAGGTGGCAGAGGGGTGTATGTCTTACCTCTGCAGCTTCACTAACAATACATACCCTTCCCCAGGGTTGGTTCGCAGGCCGGAACCTGGCAGTGTCCCAAGTAACCACCAAGTATGTGCTGTGGGTGGACGATGACTTCATCTTCACTGCGCGGACGCGGTTGGAGAGGCTTGTGGACGTACTGGAGCGGACGCCACTGGACCTGGTAAGGGAGGGTCTGCAGGGTGTGGGGCAGGAGTAGGGCCTCCAGGAAGTTAAGACCACAGCTAGGAAGACCTAGCTGAGAGCAGCTCATCCTGGGACAAGAGAGGACAAAGAAGCATAGCCTGGGGGCCTATCTGGGTCCTGCAAGGGCGCCGCTGAAAAGGACCGGGCAGGAGAACCGACTGGGGGCAGAGGGAACACAGACCTATCCCATTCCAGTCCTCGCCCCTACTGGAGCCATCCTCCCACTCCTGACAGGTGGGGGGCGCGGTGCGAGAAATCTCGGGCTTCGCCACCACCTACCGGCAGATGCTGAGTGTGGAGCCGGGTGCACCAGGCCGCGGGAACTGCCTCCGGCAAAGGCGCGGCTTCCACCACAAGCTCGTGGGTTTCCCAGGCTGCGTGGTCACAGACGGCGTGGTCAACTTCTTCCTGGCGCGCACCGACAAGGTGCGCGAGGTCGGCTTCGACCCCCGCCTCAGCCGCGTGGCGCATCTGGGTGAGTGGCCCTCCCTCCCAGCTGGGTGCCGGGGGAGGCTCCCAGCAGCAAAGCGCCAAGGACAGCGGGTACTCCCCGCCCACCCCTGTGGAGCCCATTGGCTGCCACCCAGGGCCCCTAGAGAAGTTCTGCGGAATTTTACCAAAACCTATGCTCCAGCAAGAATCAGTGCGCCCACCTCCTGGACCGCACATCATGTAAACCGTCACGGTTTCTCACCCCTGTCACTGCCACCTCTACCTCACTCCCAGCAGCTTCTCCTGGTTCAGACCTCCTCTGAGCAGCCCATTCAGCATTTATTGAACCTCTGGGTGGGTGAATGGGAGGTTTCCTTTTCAGAGCACAAGATAAGTATATTGACTCCATTTTGTACAAGGGTAAAACTAAGATCCAAAAGGGTTAATTTACATGCCCAAGGTCCTTAGAAATTCAGTCTTTGCATGCACACCCCAAATCTCAGTTCTCTCTTAAGGGTTGGCCTTCTGCAACCTGAAGACCCTTCGTTGTGTactccccttccctccacccccagaatTCTTCCTGGATGGACTTGGTTCCCTTCGGGTTGGCTCCTGCTCAGATGTCGTTGTAGATCATGCATCCAAGTTGAAGCTGCCTTGGACATCAAGAGATGCTGGGACCGAGACTTATGCCCGGTACCGTTACCCGGGGTCACTGGACGAGAGTCAGGTGGCCAAACACCGCCTGCTCTTCTTCAAACACCGGCTGCAGTGCATGACCTCAGAGTGATGGCCACTGGGGGCCTTCTAACTGTCAGGCTGGGCCTGCCTCCTTGTCCCTGCCAGGAATTTCTATCAAATCCCACTACCCTGTGAACTCTACTGACTGTCCTGATCCCATTCAGAACCAGATTCCTAATAGGGGCTTGTCCTGGTGACACTCCTCCTTTCTGTGCGTGCCCAGAGGCGTGATGGAGCCATAACTCATCCCACAGCCAGTGCCAagtcctcctcccaccccttctcATGGAGGTGGGGGGTCGTTTTCCAAGTGCCAAAGAGCCCATGGGGACTCTAAGAACCTAAAGTGGAAATACTCATCTCTTGAGGactgagggggtggggaagcCCTCACCATGTATTCCCAGGACTCTGCTGTGCTCCCCCATCTCTGGATCCAGGACTCTGTGTACCGGCTGCAGCCCCACCCCTATGGAAAGAACTAATGACTCTGGATCTGGGGTGAGGGCTGGTGAACATATAGGTGAAAGGCATTTTTAGTCGTGTCTCTGCAATGCTGTGGGTATGGAGGAAAGGGCACCAGGGGCCCATGTTATGACACCCAGATTCACATCATGAACCCCAGAGGATTCAGCTTCATTTTATTAGTTACATTAAGTAATGGAGCTCAGGGGCCATGGCTCTCCTCACACACATATTGTTGGGGCTCTCCGTACTCCAAGTGACCAGGTCACACCCACACTGTGCAAGTCTTTGGGCCAGTGAGCTCCTGGAAAAGGGAGGAGACATGCCAAGAACAGATTAGGTACTCCTCCTTCCTCACCCAAATTTGGCAGTCTTCTGAGGGGCACAACACCCCCTTTGGGACCTATAGTTCCTCAGTTCTTCATCCATAGCTGGGCCCATTCTTCCTGGCTTAGTCTTAAGTCAACTGCTCATTTCATCCCcacccttcctccatcttcctccTCAGCCCCCTTCCCAAATCCCTCTGTCTGGACCTTCAGTCTCTGAGTCACACCTCACTTGCCACAGCCCAGCACCTCCTGACTTCTACTTGTGTTGCTACCACCTCCTCACCAGTCTCTCCAGGGCATGAGCAGCTGCATCCTGGACACTCACAAACAGCTGTTCTGGGGTCACTCTGTCCAGGAGTCCTGCCTGAGTCAGTGTCCCCAGCACTGAGGCTGTGTGGAGAGGGGGTCAGGCTTCAGGTCCTAAGTCCACACTGTCCTCTTCCCTCCCACAAATGTCTGGTCATTCCCCAGCCTCCAGGTCCCTCCATCTCCCACACCTCTCACCATTACACTGAGCCAGGAGAAGGTGGATCCCAGCATCTCGGCATCGGCTGGCCAACTGCAGAGGTGGGGCAGAGGGTTAAGTCTTACATCAGAGAGTATGCATGTGATTATAAGGGGGCTTTCTCCTCAACCTACCCTCTCTCTCACCTGTACCACTTCTCTGGCCCCGGCAGCATCTGCAAAAGTGACACCACTGCAGTCTAGGACCACCACTCTGACAGGCTCAGCAACTAGGATGGGAGAAGGCAGGAGTACCCAGATGCCTCCATGAATCATGCCCACATCTCCCTCCTTGTCATGTCATCTCACCTGCATTAGGTGGGCCATCTGTCTTTGGAGTCTCCTGTGAGTAGAGGGCAGTCACTACTTCGAGACACAAGCATGAACGTGCACCCCTTGATCACAATGACCCCCCTCAGAAATCCATCTGCCTCCCACTCCCCTTTGATCAAGTCCCTCACTTTGCCTCCGCCAAGCCCCAAATGCCACTCCAGGATGCGGCGAAACTGTCCACGGGTCCCAAAGTAGAGTGGTGTTGGATAGCTCAGGATGCAGAGCCCTGGGACCTGGAGGAGCTAAGGGGTCAGAGGGTCAGAGAAACATCCGGGTCTaatcttcccttccttctttagCTATAGCCCACTCACCTTGTGGCTCTCTCTGAGTGGCCTGTAGAGCTCTGTCCCCTCAGCCAGTCCAAGGGCCAGGCACTGTACCCTAGGCAGGAAGCCAGGGTCAGATTCCCAGCCTGGCCTGCTGGCGAGTCACCCCAAGCActgttctctcccctcccctcatctcAACTCCCTTCATCTCTACTCCCACCTCTGGGTGCGGCAGACCACAGTCATCATGGAGAAGACCACACCTATGGCCAGGCCCAGGTCCACACTCAGGGTTACTACAGCCATCCATGTGACCATCCACACAGCCTGCAGGACATGGATGGAAGTGAAGTGCCCAGAAGAAATGCCAGgccttgtcaccccaataaatttaataaataaaaaaaaataaaaaaaaatgccaggcCATCACTGCCAAGGAAAGGGGCAGTGACTGCGAGGGCAAGTGATGGGGAGGAATGGCCCAGGAGAAGGTAGAAAGAGTAACAGAAGAAAGGGACAGAATTGACTCAACAGGAGATATACACCAAATGTAATGACCCCAGACTTTGCACCACCTGGGGAGTTACAAATATTCAGGTCTGAAGGGCTTCAAACCCCACCCCTCACCTTGTTGCAGGAGGAAAGGGATTAGGAGGTATGCATGCTGGGGGTGGGTAGATCACAGAATTTAGGACCAGGACAATTAGCTTTGATTTAGGGTAGAGGTTGGGGATGCTGGGGAAATGAGAGGGGGTAATCTGGGGGTAATGCTGCCATTTCTCACAAAGTCCACGCGGCTGATGCGCCATAGTTGTGGAAGTTCCTGCATCTGGAAGAACATCTGGCGCATGCTGGAAATGTTGATGCAGGCCAGGACAGCCTTGGGGCAGAGGAGGTGAACTGACTACCCTGATATTCTGGAATATAGCCACCCCTCCCAGCCGCACCCACACTTTCTCTGCTTCTTACCTTGGGCAGATAGTAGAAGAAGGGCCCCAGCCACAGCAGCACTGACAGGACAACTATGCAGGAGAAGAGGCCTGCCAGCTACAGGAAAGAATCAATGGAAGCAAAGAAGACAGGGAACCTCCTCCACCCTCGTGTGAGAGCTGGGTTCCCTTCCCACTTGGCCTCATCTCCTTTGGAAGTCTCCCTCCTCCCAAATCCCCTTCCACACAGATATTCCTCACTCCTCAACAAGCTTCTTGATGTTCTGCCACTCATACCTacctttctccccttcccccaattaAATGCCTCATTCGCCAGTCTCCCCTAGATGTAGTTCAACTTCTCTGTTTTTGTAGCCCACCTCCTTCTTAAAAGCCACTGCTGGATTACCCTAAAAGCACGCCAACCATATGCTTAGGGCACCAACAAAGTACAGGAAATCAAAAATATTAGGGGAGATTTTGATatgtaacatttctttttaaaagaaaatgtcctcATGGGAGATTAAATTGGAATTTtgtctcttaaatttattttattgtttagtaTTGTTTTTATGTTGAACTACACATGGGGCACCACAAACTTTTTTAGGGCTTACGTTCTACAAAGGTCTTAATGAAGTTttgttctcttctctccctcctaccTAGATAATCCCATCCCCTCACTCACTTCCCTCACAGGGTCCCAGCCTCCTCTATATAGCTGCCACCTGTTTCTTCACCACAACTACCTGGCTGACCTGGAtgcccccaccttcctcctcacCCAAGCATGCAGTCTTACCTGTGTGTTTCCACCAGCATCCACTAGTAGGCTGGTGGTGGCCAATGTGGCCGAGTTGGGAAAgcaagagaagagggaggagatgagGTTGGAGACACCATGTGCCAAGAGCTCCTGGGGAGGACAGTGAGATGAAGAGGAGAGAGGCAAAGGCATGGGGACTGGGGGAGTCACATTAGGGGGTTGTCTCCCGAACGAAGTTGGGATCCCCAGTCAGAGTCACACCTGATTGGAGTCAACAGTGTAGTTATATTTGTCTGCATAGATGGATGCCAGGGAAACAGACACAGCAAAAGTAACCAGTGCGATGGGCAGTGAATCAGCCAGAATCCTGGGCAGCTCAGCCAAGTTGGGGAGGAGAGGTTGGGGAAATCTGGAGACAGAGGGGTGTATGGTAAAAATGGGTTGGGTATAACCAGGATGATAGGGAAGATGGGGGGGAAGGGTGGAGCAGGACAAGAGGAGGTGTTGGGTGGGAGAGGTGTGAGAAGAAAAAGTTGGTATCCTTTCATTCTCTCTTACCCTCCGGGCAGCAGCCCTACTATCTGCACGTTATATCTTGTGTCCAGGGAAGAGGTgaagcagagcacagaggccaGAAGCACCTGGGAAAAAGCACATTAAGGCATGGGAGGAAATGGGTGCCTTGGAAGAAGCTAAAAGAGCTCAACATGAGAGGATCATAATGCAGGATTGGGTGGTTGCAGGAGCTGGGAGGTGTTTTGGGTGGGTGCCTGACAGCTGATTTAGAGTGAAGGAGAAGAGGGATGGGAAAGAGGGATGATACATACCTGGGGCTATGGAGAGAGATGGATAGGAGTAAGAGGGGGCTCCTATGAGGAATGTGGATATAAGGAGGCAAAACCTAGCCATCGTAAACTAAGGGAAGCTTGGCTATGTCTGGGGGTATGTAGGGGATCTGTGGAGACGTGGAACATTTATTtagttgggggagagagagaaatgtaggTGGGCATGGACAGGGAGATAAACTGTGAATTATGGTGAAGGACAGGTGAGGAGAGAAAGAGTGGAGGTGCTGTGGCGGCCGACACCGCAAGGGAGCATTGTAAGGAGGAAAAACGCATTCTAAGAAGTCTAGAGGAGCCTCTGTGAGAGAAGTGGGAATGTGTGGCTGGGGGATTCCGGAGAATCAAAGTGTTCTGGGAAGAGGCCTAGAAAAGGACACGTGTAAGCAGGACCTCTCGGCTGTGACCTCTCTGCATTCCACTAGGGGGCACAGCGGTTAGTTCCTACGGAAAGGTCTGCGGTGCAGGGAGCCGGGACCCAGGAGCCATCCTCACCATGACGATTTCCCCTGGGATCGGGGTGGGTAGCTTGTCTCGGAATCTCACGTTCAATTCCTTGACCGGCACAAGCAGCGCCAGACTGAGTACTGAGATGGTCAGTTCGGCCGGACTGCTCCGGGGCAGTGCGGTCAGCACAGCGGCCAGCGTCTGCGGGCGGAAGCGGTGAGCAGAGGGCCGGTGCCAGGGGCGACTGTCCCCAGCGCGGATCCACCAGACCTAGGCAAGACCCTCTCTCTCCCGGCTCCCATCAGGGCTTCCACCTCCACGGCGACCCTCACTCAAACCTCTTGGTTCTAACCTCCTTTGCTCCGCCCCCCTCACACACTATCCCTCCActagtccttccttccttttcgGGTTGTCGGCTTCCCGGGACCGCTAGAGGCCTCTTCTCCTCtgttctcccacccccaccttgaaGAGAGCGAAGCAGCCGATCTGGCGCGGGAGGGGCAATCCCAAAAGGCTCGGCAGTTGGGACACGAGCACGTGTAGCGCGGCCCCGCTGGTCAGCGCTTTAACCACCGGCTCGGACAAAAAGGTGGACAGGACGCCGAGCTGCAGAGCGAACATCCCCAGCTGCGTGGGAGAAGATGCGCAATCATCACAGGTGGAGGAACAGACCACGAGGAGCGCTGTGCGCGCTCGGGCTTCGCGCACTTCTCCCGCCGAGACCCTCGCGGGAGACGTGTCCCACCCTCTCTCCTGGCCCAATTCTCCGGGGCCCCCAGCGCGGATCCCCCAGGGTCCTCCCTCACCATCAGCGCCCCGCTTCCGAAGGCCACGGCTGCAGCCGCCCCAACCCGCTGAGCATCCAACTGTTCCATCTCGATTCCGCTCAGGTTCCCCCCGAGGGGTTCGGGCACCAGCCGCTCCACCGCGGAGCCAGTCATGAGACTGAGTACCGCAAACGTTCCTACCGCCGGGTGAACAAACGCAGAGATCACCAGCTGTGCCGCCTGGGGCGCGGTGACAGCCCAGGCTCTCGGTCCTGGTTGCTGCTGTCATACCCCGCTCCCCTGAAAGGCAGAACTCAGGTGAAACCCGCGGGCCAAGAGCCGGTGCAGCAGCCGGGAACCTGTGGTGAGGGATGTTCGGAGGGGGCACCAGCTGGCAAAAACTGCCCCAAAACTGCACCACTGCCCCTTCCTGCAGACACCCTATGGACTGCatgcttctcttctcccttcttccaaGCCTCAGAGATGTTCATTTTAACCAAATTTCACGGGGAGAAAAAGTACGAGTAAACTCTCTCCTCTTGCATCCACTCAAGGAGCCCCAACAAGCATTGCCTAGGTCAGAGGATCATGGCTGGGTggtggcagggtggggtggggtggtgaggaGGGTAATAAGAGCTAGGGGAATTTCAAGAAGGAAAGCCTCAAACCCCTGTCCATGTTCCTCCCACAGAGAAGGCGAGGAGTCACTGGGTCACTCACCTGTGGACAAATGTCTCCCAGTACCCAACAAGGTGTAGAGgaggacaggaaagaaagaagtgtaGAGTCCGAATACTGGGGGCACTGAGGTCAGGAGGGCAAAAGCCATGCCTGGGGGAGAAGTGGAAGGAAAGATCTCCAGTTGGTTGTGCTATGGAGAGCGCCCAGCCTCCAGGACGCTGCCCCTTTCCTGCACTCTTAGAGGCTGGCACGGGGACGCTAAATCTTGccaaatgagggaactgaggggTTAACGGGTCTCGGTAGGAGGTCGCTGGCCGAACGTCACAGATCCTTGTCCACCAGAGTCCTGGGGGGCGGAGAGGGGGCGGCGCGGGCTGGCGTTGTGCCTCTCTCCAGTTCCCTGAGCCGGAACGTGTCCAAGACTTCTTGCAGGATTGCAGCAGATGAGGCGAACTGGGGGTGGGGATCTGATGGAGCTCCATAGTCCTTACCCAGAACTTGGTCTCGGGTTCCTGTGTCCAAACACTCAGACACACTAAACCACCACCTCGTCCCCGGGTTCCCAGCCCCCTGGCCCCTGACAGGCCAGTGTTAGGGCGGCTCACCCTGGGGCACGTGCACGATGCCCACGGTCACTCCCGCCACCGCATCCCCAAGCAGCCAGGCCCGCCAGCGGTAGTGGGGCAGCCAGCGTAGCGGGGGCAGCCGCGCCAGCAGCAGGCGCCACGCCCCCGGTGCGGAACAGGCGCGGGCCCGCCGCCTCCACAGGCTGCACCGGCGGGACCAGCGGGGCTCCGCGAGTAGATCCGGCTCCTGCTCTGCACCCCCGAAGATTTGCTGGAACCGCGCCTCGGTGAGAGGTTCCCTGAGCTTGGCGCCCAGAGGACACTTCAGGTCCGAGACCTCTCCCGCGCTTGAGCAGGTCCGGGCGCCCAAAAGCCCACTCATTTTGCCCTTGGCCACCTCCAACTCCGCGCAATCTTAAATACCCCTCAACCCTCTAGCCTCGAGTCCCGCCTCCAAGAAGCAGGGTCCAATCCGGCCCTGGAGGGCGCCCTCTCTTAAGAGACCTTCTACCGGCAGGAGGGAGCTGCTTCTTAGAGAGGGTGCGTCTCTATATTAGGCGTTTCCTCGCATATCCTGGGCCTGATAACACGGTCTGGAGCCAGCTGCGGGCGGCGGCTGTGGATAGGTAGGTGTAGGGACCAGCGACAAACCAAAAGACAAGAGCACCCTCAACACCCAACCCCTAAGCCTTTTCACTTTGCGCCCCTACAGTCCAGGTTCCTATCGAATCTGCACTTTGGGCCCAGACAGAAGCTGGCTCCTCTGGGGTTATTGGCCATTCCCAGAGCTTCTGCATTCCCCACCTGAGCAAGTAAGTTCAGCCCCTCCCCATACCAGCCCCTCCGCTCTACACGCAAATCCTCTTGGGACACAGATTGCCCCCAAGAAAGCATTAAGGAAGTCTGTTGGCCTCAGCAGTTTCACAAACCACAGAGATGGGAAGCAGCTACATATATTGGACTGGATGACAGAGAACCACCACCCCACATCTCTACGGGGAGAGGTTGGGCCCAAATCCCCAGTTCAGGGAGTTAG of the Rhinolophus sinicus isolate RSC01 linkage group LG02, ASM3656204v1, whole genome shotgun sequence genome contains:
- the B4GALNT1 gene encoding beta-1,4 N-acetylgalactosaminyltransferase 1 isoform X1, translating into MTGKVWSLPLQPTRGQMTLWTEGMRLGRRALCVLVLLLVCASLGLLYVRTRDAPGLPAPLALWAPLQGPPRPELPDLVPEPRYAHIPVRIKEQVVELLSGNNCSCESSVGSLHLPFQRQVQAIDFTKAFDPKELKAASASREQEFQAFLSRSQSAADQLLVAPANSPLQYPLQGVEVQPLRSILVPGLSLQAASGQEVYQVNLTASLGTWDVAGEVTGVTLTGEGQPDLTLASPGLDLLNRQLQLVTYSSTSYQANTADTVRFSTEGHEAAFTIRIRHPPNPRLYPPGSLPQGAQYNISALVTIATKTFLRYNRLRALIASIRRFYPTVTVVIADDSDKPEIISGPHIEHYLMPFGKGWFAGRNLAVSQVTTKYVLWVDDDFIFTARTRLERLVDVLERTPLDLVGGAVREISGFATTYRQMLSVEPGAPGRGNCLRQRRGFHHKLVGFPGCVVTDGVVNFFLARTDKVREVGFDPRLSRVAHLEFFLDGLGSLRVGSCSDVVVDHASKLKLPWTSRDAGTETYARYRYPGSLDESQVAKHRLLFFKHRLQCMTSE
- the B4GALNT1 gene encoding beta-1,4 N-acetylgalactosaminyltransferase 1 isoform X3; translated protein: MTGKVWSLPLQPTRGQMTLWTEGMRLGRRALCVLVLLLVCASLGLLYVRTRDAPGLPAPLALWAPLQGPPRPELPDLVPEPRYAHIPVRIKEQVVELLSGNNCSCESSVGSLHLPFQRQVQAIDFTKAFDPKELKAASASREQEFQAFLSRSQSAADQLLVAPANSPLQYPLQGVEVQPLRSILVPGLSLQAASGQEVYQVNLTASLGTWDVAGEVTGVTLTGEGQPDLTLASPGLDLLNRQLQLVTYSSTSYQANTADTAQYNISALVTIATKTFLRYNRLRALIASIRRFYPTVTVVIADDSDKPEIISGPHIEHYLMPFGKGWFAGRNLAVSQVTTKYVLWVDDDFIFTARTRLERLVDVLERTPLDLVGGAVREISGFATTYRQMLSVEPGAPGRGNCLRQRRGFHHKLVGFPGCVVTDGVVNFFLARTDKVREVGFDPRLSRVAHLEFFLDGLGSLRVGSCSDVVVDHASKLKLPWTSRDAGTETYARYRYPGSLDESQVAKHRLLFFKHRLQCMTSE
- the B4GALNT1 gene encoding beta-1,4 N-acetylgalactosaminyltransferase 1 isoform X2; its protein translation is MRLGRRALCVLVLLLVCASLGLLYVRTRDAPGLPAPLALWAPLQGPPRPELPDLVPEPRYAHIPVRIKEQVVELLSGNNCSCESSVGSLHLPFQRQVQAIDFTKAFDPKELKAASASREQEFQAFLSRSQSAADQLLVAPANSPLQYPLQGVEVQPLRSILVPGLSLQAASGQEVYQVNLTASLGTWDVAGEVTGVTLTGEGQPDLTLASPGLDLLNRQLQLVTYSSTSYQANTADTVRFSTEGHEAAFTIRIRHPPNPRLYPPGSLPQGAQYNISALVTIATKTFLRYNRLRALIASIRRFYPTVTVVIADDSDKPEIISGPHIEHYLMPFGKGWFAGRNLAVSQVTTKYVLWVDDDFIFTARTRLERLVDVLERTPLDLVGGAVREISGFATTYRQMLSVEPGAPGRGNCLRQRRGFHHKLVGFPGCVVTDGVVNFFLARTDKVREVGFDPRLSRVAHLEFFLDGLGSLRVGSCSDVVVDHASKLKLPWTSRDAGTETYARYRYPGSLDESQVAKHRLLFFKHRLQCMTSE